Genomic DNA from Paenibacillus borealis:
TATTTAATAAAACTAGTTATCCGGCTTAACGTGGCTCTTACACTATCTTGTTAAAGTTTGAAGTAACGCGAAGGCGGAAAAGTATTTCCAAGGGGGATTATTCAACGTGAAACGAGAGTGGCAGAGAACAGCGGGTGTTGTAGCAGGTTTATTATCACTATTGGCCGTGACGGCCTGCGGGGGACAAAATCAGAACGCTGCGGGTACTGCCGCAAACGGAAATAATCAGGTTGCCGAAGCTGCAGGTGCCACTGCTGGTGCGGGCGAAAGCACAAGTGCAGGCGGAGGTACAGAGAGCCTTACGGTGTATTTGAATGATTTTGATGCGGTCATCGGAGAGATGTTCGAGAAGAAGACCGGGATCAAGCTTAACATCGTATCCGGGAACGGGGCGGAAATTATGTCCCGCATCGAAGCGGAGCAGGGCAATCCGCAGTGGGATGTCGTATGGATCGACGCGATGCCTTCCATTTACGGGCTGGATGCCAAAGACCAGCTTCTGACCGGCTGGACTCCGGAGAATGTGGCCGGACTGAAAGACAACTATGAATCGCTGATCCCGGAGGATGGTTCCTATTATCCGACCGGAGCCCATGCAGCGGGGATCATCGTCTACAATAAGAATAAAATCAGCGGAGCGGATATCCCTGCTACCTGGGAAGATCTGAAAAACAGCGTCTACAAGGGCAAATTGGGCATGGCCGATCCGGCAATCGCGGCACCGGCGTATCCGTTTGTGGCAAACTTTTTTGAAGATAAAGGGATTGATGGGGGAAAAGAATATTTCAACAGCCTACTGGAGCAGGGGCTGCGCGTCTATCCGAAGAATCCCCAGGTCGTACAAGCTCTGACCTCCGGTGAGATTGATATCGCCGCCCTCCAAGAATCGAATGCCTACTCCATGCTGGCAGCCGGAGAACCGGTGGAGCTGGTATGGCCTGAAGACGGCGCGCCGGCCTCAGTGCGGGTTGCAGCCATTCAGAAGAATACCGGGAAGGCCGATGCAGCTAAGCAGTTCGTGAGCTTCCTGCTGGAGCCTGAAGTGCAGCAGGAGCTGATCGACAGCGGCGATGAAAGCTATTTCGAACCCTCCGCTGAAGGTGCAGCTCCTAAAGCTGACCGGGCCAAGGAAGCCAAGCTGAACTTCACGGATGCCGCATATTCAAGTGAGCATGAAGCCGAGATCAAGCAGTGGTTCGCTGATCAGGCTGTACAATAGACGGTTATGCTCAGACTTCTGAATGTAAACCGGCTGGGCTGGATGGTCAGCATCCTGCTGGCAGTACTCGTCCTGTGCCCGTTAGCGGCGGTAATCATTCAGGTGCTGCTGCCGGGGGTATTCTTTGGAGAGCTGAATATTGGGGATCTGTCTCTGCTGCTGGATGTATTCAACCGTCCGCTGTGGAGGAAGTCCCTGGAGAATTCTCTCCTGCTGGGAATTGGAACGACGCTGTTTGGAACCCTGCTGGGGACGGCGCTGGCAGTGATCCGTTCCCGTTGGAGGTTCGCTGGCGCCACTGCGCTTGATGCGGCAGCCTGGATCCTGTTCATTATGCCCTCCTTCATCCTTGCCCAGGGCTGGATCATGTTCTCGGCAGGCAATGGTCTCGCAGCTTCACTGCTGGGCTGGAAGTGGGTCAGCGGTGCGGTATTCACGCCCGGGGGACTGATTGCGGTGATGACATTCAGCAAGTTTCCCTTGGCTTATCTGAGCGTAAGAGCGGCAATGGAATGGAAAATGGATATGCTGTCCCAGGCAGCACGGCTATGCGGTGCCCGTCCATGGCGGGTATGGCTTACAATTGAGGCGCCGCTGCTGCTGCCATCGATCTGCTCGGGCGCTTTGCTGGTATTCATGGACACCATAGGCGATTTCGGATTGCCTTCGGCGATAGCGGTGGTATACCGCTTCCCCACGCTACCGTATTCCATCTATTCTGCCATTTATACTTCACCCATCCGTTTTGATATGGCCGGGGTGCTGTCGCTGTACCTGGTTCTGCTCATCACACTTGCAATCGCTGTCCAGTTCTACATCCTGCGCAGATCCCGTTATGACATTTTGTCGGGACGGGCCGAGCGTCTGGTCCCCGGATCATCCGGCAGATATAACTGGCTGCTCAGCGGCACGGTCATTCTGCTGCTGATTGTCGTGATTGGCATTCCGATTGGATCGAGCATTGTGATGTCTGTCCTGCAAGTACAGTCGGACGGACTGGTCCGGAGCAACCTGACCCTTCAGCATTATGCCGAACTGTTCCGTCACGGAGCGGACTTGTTCCCGGGAATCGGCCGGTCGCTGGCGATTGCAGCTACGGCTTCATTAATCGGGCTGCTGATCGGGCTGGGTGCTGCGTTTGTCCTATCCTATTCCCGGTTCAGGTTTAAAAAAGCCATTGAAGCCGCGACGCTGATCTCATTTGCTGTGCCGGGAGTGGTGCTGGGTATCGGATATATTTTTGTCTGGAATCAAAAATGGCTCGAAGTGCTGGGCCTGAGGCTCTACGGCAAGCCATCGATTCTCGTTCTGGCGGCCATTGCCGGAGCTATCCCGGTGATTACCCGGATTATTACCGGCTCCATGGCTAAAGTTCCGGAGCAGCTGCTCGATGCTGCACAGATGCAGGGAGCCTCTCTGATCAGCCGGGTGCGAAGGATTCTGATCCCGCTGATCCGCGGGGCACTGGTTTCCGGCGCGCTTGCCGCGTTCGGCTCCTGTGTGTTCGATCTGGCGGTCAATTCCATTCTGTTCCCGCCGAACTTTGTGACGCTGCCGATCGTAATCGATGATGCATTCGAGGATATGCGGTTTGGCTACGCCTCCGCAGCAACGGTTACCGGAGGCGGCATCATTGTACTGATTCTGACCGTGATTGAAGCGGTCTTCAAGAAGAAAGGGGCTACAGCATGAGACAGGCACAGACGGTTCACGGGACCGGCAGGCCGCCGCTGCTTGAGGTCAGAAATCTGCTGAAGAGCTACGGCGATTATCAGGCGTTAAGTGGCCTCAGCCTCGAACTTCAGGAGGGCGAAATCATCAGTGTGCTGGGCCCTTCCGGCTGTGGCAAATCGACGCTGCTGCAGCTTGTGGCAGGCTTAAGCCGCCCGGACGGAGGCGAAATTCTGCTGCACGGGCAGACTATTGCCACCGCCTCCAAAATGCTGCCGCCGGAAAAACGCGGCATCAACATGGTCTTTCAGGATTATGCATTATGGCCTCATATGAATGTGTTTGAGAATGTTGCTTACGGTCTGAAGGAGAAACGGATGCCGTTACAGCAGATTAAAGACAAGGTTGCAGGCGCTCTTGCCCTGCTGCAGCTGGAAGGCTTCGAACGGCGTCTGCCGCCCCAGCTGTCCGGCGGACAGCAGCAAAGGGTGGCGATTGCCCGTGCGCTCGTAACAGAGCCGCGGCTGATGCTGCTTGATGAACCGCTCTCCAATCTGGACATGCGCCTGCGCGTTGAGATGCGGACGGAAATGTCGGTGCTCTTCCGCAGGCTGAAGATGAGTGTGTTCCATGTAACCCATGATCCGGAGGAAGCCTTCGCAATGGCGGATAAGCTGCTGCTGATGCGCAGCGGTGCAATTGACCAGTTCGACACGCCGTTCGCCTGTTATCATAAGCCGGCAAGCAGGCAGGCAGCCTCATTGCTTGGAGCGGTCAACGTGCTGCAGGGGCATTTTGCCGGCACGGCCGAGGAGCCGGCTATCGGATGCTCAGCCGGACTTCTCTCCGGAATCTTATGTGAGCCCGGAGGGAAGCTGAAGGTGGACGGGCCCGCAGAGCTGCGTTTCCGCCCGGAAGCACTGGCACTCCTGCCGGAAACCGCAGATGCAGCCGTAGAGAAGAAGGGCGGGCAAACTAATATTCTGGAGGCCAGAGTTATCCACTGTACCTTTGAAGGAACGAAGTGGCGGACGCTGGCCGAAACCTCAGGAAGTGAGCGGCTCTATCTGTTCAGTGAAGAACACTTAGAGACAGGCGGGGTCATCCGTATGGCGCTCCCCAGCCACGCTGCTTATTTGTATGGGCTGTAAGAAAGGTGATTTTACCCGAAAGGCCGTTGATATTGTGCCGCATACACTACAGAAAGCTTACCGGTTGCTTGCGGTTTCCGACATTCATGGACATGCCGCAGGATTGCAGCAGCTGCTTGATGCCGCCGCATATAATCCCAGGACAGACCAGCTGATTCTGGTAGGGGATTACATAGATGAGGATCCGCAAAGCCGCTCAACGCTTGAACTGATACGAAGCTTGACCCGGGACGGCGCACTTGCCGTTCCCGGCAATATGGAGACACGCCTGCTGAGCCAGCCCGGGGAGCACACAGCGGCGGAATTAACCCTCCGCAGCTGGCTGCGTCAGTTGCCTACATATGTGGAGGCGGACGGATATCTGTTTGTACACGCCGGGTTCCGTCCCGGCGTTCCCCTGGAGCAGCAGACGCTGCTGGATATGACCGAGATCCGCCAGGATTTCTGGGAAGCGGAGCTTCCCGCCTTTGCCGGACGGGGAATTGTGTTCGGACATACCCCGACCTTCAAGCTGGGGTCGGCAGCGGGGAAGATTTGGAGAAGAGACGGGAAGATAGGCATAGATACAGGAGCGAAGCATGGCTGCCGGCTGACGCTGCTTGATATCCATAATGGCATTGCCTATTCGTGTTCAACGGAATCCGGCAGACAGAGGTATACAGATTTTTGTGTTGATTATCTGGACTGTTGGTGAGCATTCACCATGCTGCATTTTCATTAGACAGCATAATAACAGCCCGCAATGTGGATTGCTCCACATTGCGGGCTGTTTGCATTGCAAGCGCTATGCCGATTGGTATGTAGATTCAATGTTTTTTGCGAAGCTAGTCTTTATCGATAAGTTCAAGCTTTTCGAGGATTTTAATCGTTGTTAAGGCAGACAGCTGGACGGCCAGCTCCATGCTTTTCTCCGGGATTCCGTCTTTCTCCAAGGCAACCCTGTTCTCTGAGAAGACCTCTTCTGTTACCTGGCTGATGAGATTCTTGACGATTTCGTTATTCAAAGTGCACTCCTCCTCTCCCAAAAGATAGTCACAATATATTATTTCGGCTGAGACTGGAGTTTTTCTTTGAAAGAATAGAATTTATGTGCTTCCGCAATTCATGTTCCTGCTTTTAACTATGGGCACAGACATGATCCCCGATTTGTAGTAAACTGGAATGAATGTAAATTCTGCTCGCAATTATTCTACAGAAAAGAATGTGATATGTTTATGCAGCTTCAGGCTCGACTGCCGGCCAGGAAATGGCTGGAGAAATACCTTTCCGGGGAAGGGATGGATTACCGGCAAATTATAGCTTTATTTATTCCGATCCTGATTGACCAGGCCTTCATTATCGGGCTTAATCTGGTAAACACTGCGATGATCAGCTCCTCCGGCATGGCGGCGGTCAGTGCGGTGAATATGGTAGATTCACTGAATATATTCCTGATTAACGTGTTTGTTGCGATTGCGACCGGCGGGACGGTGGTCGTTGCGCAGTACAAAGGCAGCGGGAACGACCGGATGGTGTCCCAGGCTACGGCGGGTTCGGTCACCTCGGTATCGCTGATCGCCGTGGGGATTGGCCTCCTGCTCATGGGCTTCCACACGCCGATACTGAACCTGCTGTTCGGAACCGCTTCCGCCGAGGTACTGGATAATGCCCGGATCTATATGATCGGCAGCAGTATCTCTTATCTGGGGATCGCCGTGGTTCAGGCCGTGTGCGGTGCGCTGCGTGGCGTCGGCAGGACGCGGGCTTCGCTGATGCTGTCGCTGATCATGAATCTGCTGTATGTACTCCTGAACGTAGTCTTCATTAACCTGCTGGATATGGGTGTGCTGGGAATGACGCTTGCGGTCAACATCGCTCGGTATGCAGGCATGGTCTGTGCCTTGGTGTATCT
This window encodes:
- a CDS encoding ABC transporter ATP-binding protein, with amino-acid sequence MRQAQTVHGTGRPPLLEVRNLLKSYGDYQALSGLSLELQEGEIISVLGPSGCGKSTLLQLVAGLSRPDGGEILLHGQTIATASKMLPPEKRGINMVFQDYALWPHMNVFENVAYGLKEKRMPLQQIKDKVAGALALLQLEGFERRLPPQLSGGQQQRVAIARALVTEPRLMLLDEPLSNLDMRLRVEMRTEMSVLFRRLKMSVFHVTHDPEEAFAMADKLLLMRSGAIDQFDTPFACYHKPASRQAASLLGAVNVLQGHFAGTAEEPAIGCSAGLLSGILCEPGGKLKVDGPAELRFRPEALALLPETADAAVEKKGGQTNILEARVIHCTFEGTKWRTLAETSGSERLYLFSEEHLETGGVIRMALPSHAAYLYGL
- a CDS encoding extracellular solute-binding protein; amino-acid sequence: MKREWQRTAGVVAGLLSLLAVTACGGQNQNAAGTAANGNNQVAEAAGATAGAGESTSAGGGTESLTVYLNDFDAVIGEMFEKKTGIKLNIVSGNGAEIMSRIEAEQGNPQWDVVWIDAMPSIYGLDAKDQLLTGWTPENVAGLKDNYESLIPEDGSYYPTGAHAAGIIVYNKNKISGADIPATWEDLKNSVYKGKLGMADPAIAAPAYPFVANFFEDKGIDGGKEYFNSLLEQGLRVYPKNPQVVQALTSGEIDIAALQESNAYSMLAAGEPVELVWPEDGAPASVRVAAIQKNTGKADAAKQFVSFLLEPEVQQELIDSGDESYFEPSAEGAAPKADRAKEAKLNFTDAAYSSEHEAEIKQWFADQAVQ
- a CDS encoding metallophosphoesterase, whose product is MPHTLQKAYRLLAVSDIHGHAAGLQQLLDAAAYNPRTDQLILVGDYIDEDPQSRSTLELIRSLTRDGALAVPGNMETRLLSQPGEHTAAELTLRSWLRQLPTYVEADGYLFVHAGFRPGVPLEQQTLLDMTEIRQDFWEAELPAFAGRGIVFGHTPTFKLGSAAGKIWRRDGKIGIDTGAKHGCRLTLLDIHNGIAYSCSTESGRQRYTDFCVDYLDCW
- a CDS encoding ABC transporter permease, with protein sequence MLRLLNVNRLGWMVSILLAVLVLCPLAAVIIQVLLPGVFFGELNIGDLSLLLDVFNRPLWRKSLENSLLLGIGTTLFGTLLGTALAVIRSRWRFAGATALDAAAWILFIMPSFILAQGWIMFSAGNGLAASLLGWKWVSGAVFTPGGLIAVMTFSKFPLAYLSVRAAMEWKMDMLSQAARLCGARPWRVWLTIEAPLLLPSICSGALLVFMDTIGDFGLPSAIAVVYRFPTLPYSIYSAIYTSPIRFDMAGVLSLYLVLLITLAIAVQFYILRRSRYDILSGRAERLVPGSSGRYNWLLSGTVILLLIVVIGIPIGSSIVMSVLQVQSDGLVRSNLTLQHYAELFRHGADLFPGIGRSLAIAATASLIGLLIGLGAAFVLSYSRFRFKKAIEAATLISFAVPGVVLGIGYIFVWNQKWLEVLGLRLYGKPSILVLAAIAGAIPVITRIITGSMAKVPEQLLDAAQMQGASLISRVRRILIPLIRGALVSGALAAFGSCVFDLAVNSILFPPNFVTLPIVIDDAFEDMRFGYASAATVTGGGIIVLILTVIEAVFKKKGATA